In the genome of Mixta calida, the window TTCCGGTACGCGATCATGTCGATCTCGGCGAAATGGCGAAAGGCCTGGATTTTGCCGCCGCAGTGAAGCTCACCGGTTCACGTTTTGTGGTGATGCAGGGCCAGATTGCGCGTCTGCATCGCGCGCTGAGCCAGTTTATGCTCGATCTGCATACTCAGCAGCACGGCTATACCGAAACTTACGTGCCGTACCTGGTTAACCATGCGACCCTGTATGGCACCGGCCAGCTGCCAAAATTCGGCGAAGATCTGTTTCATACCCGTCCGCTGGAAGAAGAAGCGGACAGCAGCAACTATGCGTTGATCCCGACCGCGGAAGTGCCGCTGACCAACCTGGTGCGCGACGAAATCGTCGAGGAAGAGTCCCTGCCGATTAAACTCACTGCCCATACGCCTTGCTTCCGTGCCGAAGCGGGTTCCTATGGCCGTGATACGCGCGGACTGATCCGTATGCACCAGTTCGATAAAGTCGAGATGGTGCAGATCGTTCGTCCTGAAGACTCTATGCAGGCGCTGGAAGAACTGGTCGGCCATGCTGAAAAAGTGCTGCAGCTGCTGAATCTGCCGTATCGTAAAGTGCTGCTCTGCACCGGCGATATGGGCGCAGGCGCGGCGAAGACGTACGATCTGGAAGTGTGGCTGCCGGCGCAGAACACTTACCGCGAGATCTCATCCTGCTCTAACTGCCAGGATTTCCAGGCGCGTCGCATGCAGGCGCGCTGCCGCAGCAAGCACGACAAAAAACCGCGTCTGGTGCATACGCTGAACGGCTCTGGCCTGGCGGTAGGCCGTACGCTGGTCGCGGTGCTGGAAAACTATCAGCAGGCGGATGGACGTATTGAAGTGCCGGAAGTGCTGCGCCCTTATATGGGCGGCTTAACCATGATTGGTTAATCATACTTTCAGCTATTTAAGCCCGCCGATATCGGCGGGCTTTTTTATATGCGCTTTATAAACGACAGATCTGATTTTCATTTATAAAGGGCGATGTTTACCGGCTAATAACAGAAAGACAAGCGTTTTGCATTCCCTTTCATTAAACGTTGCGCTCCGCTATAAGTACAAAGAACAAAAAAATAAATATATCGACTTTCATCGGCGCTGTTTTAATCAACTCATTGAATTACTAAGCTATTATCGAACGAAGCGATCAGAAATTGCCGCCGCTGCGCTGTTATAGATAAAAAAATTAAATCGCCCTAAAGCAAATTGTGCCACCGTTAAATTCCACGCATTGACATCAAAAACAGAAGTGGCAATATTCGCGCACTTTCTCTCACTTCCCTGTGACTTAACCGATGTCCACCTGGTCTCGTCCCGTTGTGCTGCTGCTCTGCGGCCTGCTGCTGTTAACGGTCTCTATTGCCGTGCTTAATACTCTTGTGCCCCTGTGGCTGACTCACGACAGCTTGCCGACCTGGCAGGTAGGTATGGTTAGCTCGTCCTGGTACGCCGGTAACCTTATTGGTACGCTGCTGGCCGGCTGGCTGATTAAGCATTACGGCTTTAACCGCAGCTATTATCTCGCTTCGCTGGTCTTTGCCGTCTCGACCGCCGCGCTGGGCATGAATGAAGGATTCTGGAGCTGGACGCTGTGGCGCCTGGCGGCGGGCATCGGCTGCGCCTGGATTTGGGTGGTGGTTGAAAGCGCTTTGCTCTGTAGCGGGACGTTGCGTAATCGCGGTCAACTGCTGGCGGCTTACATGATTGTCTATTACCTGGGCACCGTTGCCGGACAGCTAATGATTAGCAAGATGCCTACAGGTCTGACACACGTTCTGCCATGGGTCACCGCAGTGATCGTGACCGGCGTGCTGCCGATTATCTTTATGAAGATTACGCCGGCAGCGAATGAAGATGATGGCGCGCCGGGCCGCATTTGGCCGATGCTGCGTCGTCGCAGCTCAAGGCTGGGCATTAACGGCTGCATTATTTCCGGTATTGTGCTGGGATCGCTGTATGGCCTGATGCCGCTCTATCTTTCCCATCAGGGCATCAGCGACGCTAACGTGGGATACTGGATGGCGCTGTTGGTCAGCGCCGGGATTGTTGGCCAGTGGCCAGTTGGACGCCTGGCTGACCGCTACGGTCGTCTTCTGGTGCTGCGCGTGCAGGTGTTTATCGTCATCCTCGGGGCCATTGCCATGCTGGGCAATACCGCGATGGTGCCAGCCCTGTTTATTCTGGGCGCGGCCGGTTTTACGCTGTATCCGGTGGCGATGTCGTGGGCCTGCGAAACCGTAAAGCATCATGAGCTGGTGGCGATGAACCAGGCGCTACTGTTGAGCTATACCATCGGCAGCCTGGCAGGACCCAGCATGACGGCAATGCTGATGCAGAACTATTCTGACCAGCTGCTGTTTGTGATGATCGCGGCGGTGGCGCTGGTCTATTTAGTGATGCTGCTGCGCAAAGCCGATCATCATGTTACGCCGGTGGCGCAGGCATAAAGCTGCTCAGCATCGGATATAAAAAAGGGCGACTAAAGTCGCCCTTTTTTGTTGGCCGCCAGGCTAGTAGGTCACCTTGTGCCCATAACCTTCCAGGATATGCTTGATGCGATCCATGGTATCCGCTTTGGGCGGTTTAACGCCGTCCAGCTTGTACTCCTCGCCCATGGCAGTCCATTTGTGTTTGCCCAGCTCATGGTAGGGCAGCAGCTCGATTTTCTCAACGTTCTTCATATCACGGGTAAATTCACCCAGGCGATGCGCGGAATCGTCATCATCCGTATAGCCCGGCACAATCACATAGCGTATCCAGGTGCGAATGCCTTTCTTCGCGAGATAGCGGGCAAAATCCATGGTGCGATGGTTAGAAACGCCTACCAGAATCTGATGGATATCATCGTTAATCTGCTTCAGATCGAGCATTACCAGATCGGTCACGTCCAGCAGTTCGTCAATGACCGGATCGTAGCGGCGTACAAAGCCGTTGGTGTCCAGACAGGTATGGATGCCTTCCGCCTTGCACGCCCGGAACCAGTCCCGGACAAAAGCAGCCTGTAAGATAGCCTCACCGCCGGACGCGGTGACGCCGCCGCCTGAAGCATTCATAAAGTGGCGATAGGAGAGAACATCCTTCATTAACTCTTCAACCGTGATTTCCTTGCCTCCATGCGTATCCCAGGTATCGCGATTATGACAATAGAGGCAGCGCATCAGGCAGCCCTGAAAGAAGGTGATAAAGCGGATACCGGGACCATCAACGGTGCCACAGGATTCAAATGAGTGAATACGGCCGATAGTTGACATTGCGATGAGTTCTCCAAAATGAGCCTGCCTGGCAGGTGACGCAGTCTTTACGGGCTGCTGCGTTAAGTTGAGTCTGTTTTGCCAGATGACCTCGGTCGAGATCTCTGGCAAACCAGGCTTGCTGGTAAAAAGGCTCCCGCAGGAGCCTTTCATTAGCGCGGGGATTACAGCGACTGAGTAAAGGTACGCGTAATCACATCCTGCTGCTGCTCTTTGGTCAGCGAGTTAAAACGCACCGCATAACCTGAAACGCGAATGGTCAGCTGCGGATATTTCTCCGGATGGTCCATCGCATCCATCAGCATTTCACGGTTCATGACGTTAACGTTCAAATGCTGACCGCCTTCAATCGCCGTTTCCGCTTCATGGTGGAAGTAACCATCCATAAGACCGGCCAGGTTGGTTTTACGCACGTCGTCATCTTTACCCAGCGCGTTCGGCACGATAGAGAAGGTGTAAGAGATACCATCTTTCGCGTAAGCGAACGGCAGCTTGGCAACGGAGGTCAGCGAGGCGACGGCGCCTTTCTGATCGCGGCCATGCATCGGGTTTGCGCCCGGACCGAAAGGTGCGCCTGCGCGACGGCCATCCGGGGTGTTACCCGTTTTCTTACCGTAAACCACGTTTGAAGTAATGGTCAGTACAGACTGGGTCGGCACGGCGTCACGATAGGTGTTCAGTTTCTGAATTTTCTTCATGAAACGTTCAA includes:
- the serS gene encoding serine--tRNA ligase, which translates into the protein MLDPNLLRNEPDAVAEKLARRGFKLDVETLVSLEERRKVLQVETENLQAERNARSKSIGQAKARGEDIEPLRQEVNALGERLDKAKAELDALQNEIRDFSLALPNLPADEVPLGKDDSENQEISRWGEPRQFDFPVRDHVDLGEMAKGLDFAAAVKLTGSRFVVMQGQIARLHRALSQFMLDLHTQQHGYTETYVPYLVNHATLYGTGQLPKFGEDLFHTRPLEEEADSSNYALIPTAEVPLTNLVRDEIVEEESLPIKLTAHTPCFRAEAGSYGRDTRGLIRMHQFDKVEMVQIVRPEDSMQALEELVGHAEKVLQLLNLPYRKVLLCTGDMGAGAAKTYDLEVWLPAQNTYREISSCSNCQDFQARRMQARCRSKHDKKPRLVHTLNGSGLAVGRTLVAVLENYQQADGRIEVPEVLRPYMGGLTMIG
- a CDS encoding MFS transporter, translated to MSTWSRPVVLLLCGLLLLTVSIAVLNTLVPLWLTHDSLPTWQVGMVSSSWYAGNLIGTLLAGWLIKHYGFNRSYYLASLVFAVSTAALGMNEGFWSWTLWRLAAGIGCAWIWVVVESALLCSGTLRNRGQLLAAYMIVYYLGTVAGQLMISKMPTGLTHVLPWVTAVIVTGVLPIIFMKITPAANEDDGAPGRIWPMLRRRSSRLGINGCIISGIVLGSLYGLMPLYLSHQGISDANVGYWMALLVSAGIVGQWPVGRLADRYGRLLVLRVQVFIVILGAIAMLGNTAMVPALFILGAAGFTLYPVAMSWACETVKHHELVAMNQALLLSYTIGSLAGPSMTAMLMQNYSDQLLFVMIAAVALVYLVMLLRKADHHVTPVAQA
- the pflA gene encoding pyruvate formate lyase 1-activating protein, yielding MSTIGRIHSFESCGTVDGPGIRFITFFQGCLMRCLYCHNRDTWDTHGGKEITVEELMKDVLSYRHFMNASGGGVTASGGEAILQAAFVRDWFRACKAEGIHTCLDTNGFVRRYDPVIDELLDVTDLVMLDLKQINDDIHQILVGVSNHRTMDFARYLAKKGIRTWIRYVIVPGYTDDDDSAHRLGEFTRDMKNVEKIELLPYHELGKHKWTAMGEEYKLDGVKPPKADTMDRIKHILEGYGHKVTY